One stretch of Priestia megaterium DNA includes these proteins:
- a CDS encoding phosphatase PAP2 family protein yields the protein MVNRTTKYSLFIVSLLAFFLLILFTFNTPWVKQLDFNVLHTIEGWRTDTLTPIIIFITTVGSWYVTAPIWFAIIVFLLYKRKGLLAIYITLVFWGVRALNWGLKEIFARPRPDWSQVVPASHYSFPSGHAMNSMAFYSGVLLLIWMYTRSRAIKTAAACVIAIVILLIGFSRLYLGVHFLTDILAGYCLGLAWSLVVYLLSKRLYNQK from the coding sequence ATGGTAAATCGCACTACAAAATATTCTCTATTTATTGTATCGCTTTTAGCTTTCTTTTTACTCATTTTATTTACGTTTAATACACCTTGGGTGAAACAGCTTGACTTTAATGTACTTCATACTATTGAAGGATGGAGGACGGACACGTTAACACCCATCATCATATTTATAACAACCGTAGGATCTTGGTATGTCACTGCGCCAATATGGTTTGCGATTATAGTATTTCTTCTTTATAAACGAAAAGGATTGCTCGCTATATATATCACGCTCGTTTTTTGGGGAGTTCGCGCTTTAAATTGGGGATTGAAGGAGATTTTTGCAAGACCAAGACCTGATTGGAGTCAAGTCGTTCCCGCCTCTCACTATAGTTTTCCGAGCGGACATGCCATGAACTCAATGGCGTTTTACAGCGGAGTACTTTTGTTAATATGGATGTATACAAGAAGCAGGGCTATTAAAACGGCAGCTGCATGCGTAATTGCTATTGTTATTTTATTAATTGGATTTAGCCGTTTGTATTTAGGCGTACACTTTTTAACGGATATACTAGCAGGATATTGTTTAGGACTTGCTTGGTCTTTAGTGGTCTACCTCCTTTCTAAGCGCCTATATAACCAAAAATAG
- a CDS encoding sporulation protein, protein MALFNKALARIGIGAARVDAKLVNDEFRAGEKIEGIVEVYGGNVEQKIDSIYLRLFTTYVKERDDKKYKQDIELNTFKINDPFTIQPSETKSIPFTFQLPDDTPVTLGRTRVWVATSLDIKDAVDPSDIDHVKVLPNLMVTSTIEAMEQLGFRLRQVECEEAPRRMRKRLPFVQEFEFVPSGGVYAGKVDEIEIIVQPSGLHDYDLFIEVDRRARGFGGFLSEMLDADESLVHVHVSEKEIPQLKNILTSIISRYS, encoded by the coding sequence ATGGCGCTATTTAATAAAGCGTTAGCCCGCATTGGAATTGGTGCAGCGCGTGTAGATGCTAAGCTTGTCAATGATGAATTTCGTGCTGGTGAAAAGATTGAAGGGATTGTTGAAGTGTACGGAGGAAATGTTGAGCAGAAAATTGACAGCATCTATCTGCGTCTATTTACAACCTATGTAAAAGAAAGAGACGATAAAAAATACAAGCAGGATATTGAGCTTAATACGTTTAAGATTAATGACCCGTTCACGATTCAACCATCTGAAACGAAGTCTATTCCTTTTACCTTTCAGCTGCCTGATGATACGCCTGTTACATTAGGAAGAACCCGGGTTTGGGTAGCAACGAGCCTTGATATTAAAGATGCCGTTGATCCGTCAGATATTGATCATGTAAAAGTGCTTCCTAACCTTATGGTAACAAGCACAATTGAAGCTATGGAACAGCTTGGCTTTCGCTTGCGCCAAGTCGAGTGCGAAGAAGCTCCTCGCCGGATGAGAAAAAGACTTCCTTTTGTTCAAGAATTTGAATTTGTTCCAAGCGGTGGAGTGTATGCTGGGAAAGTAGATGAAATTGAAATCATCGTGCAGCCGAGCGGCTTACATGACTACGATTTATTTATAGAAGTAGATCGACGTGCCAGAGGGTTTGGCGGCTTTCTATCTGAAATGCTGGATGCAGATGAGTCGCTCGTTCATGTTCATGTTTCTGAAAAAGAAATTCCTCAGTTAAAAAATATATTAACCAGTATTATTTCACGCTATAGCTAA
- a CDS encoding serine/threonine protein kinase produces MKKRMFKHLHRWLVDRTFKKGKVICERYEIIDVLGMGSYGITYVANDIVQQKKVVVKQLRKTKQRTSQGLKSYHYEAKLLSQLNHPQIPSLYEAVETDEGCFLVMELIQGKTFEDLIFEEKCVYTEEKALDILLDILEVVSVIHEQGIVHRDLRIPNIIDVEGTIHIIDFGLSRFLGDYEETSSLVEEQQFMRRTSAASDIYALGHFLLFLLYSGYEPTEKQERSWEQELSLSTPIKTIIQKMLRADESYESIKSLQKDIYDYINSKNSGRGKYGAI; encoded by the coding sequence ATGAAAAAACGAATGTTTAAACATCTTCATCGCTGGCTAGTTGACCGTACTTTTAAAAAAGGAAAAGTCATTTGTGAACGCTATGAAATCATAGATGTACTGGGAATGGGAAGCTATGGTATAACATATGTTGCTAATGACATTGTGCAACAAAAAAAGGTAGTAGTAAAGCAGCTCCGTAAAACGAAGCAGCGCACGTCTCAGGGGCTGAAGTCTTATCATTATGAAGCGAAACTGCTGTCTCAATTAAATCATCCTCAAATTCCTTCACTGTATGAAGCTGTGGAAACCGATGAAGGATGTTTCCTAGTGATGGAGTTGATTCAAGGAAAAACGTTTGAAGATTTAATTTTTGAAGAGAAGTGCGTATATACGGAAGAAAAAGCGCTTGACATTTTACTTGATATTCTAGAAGTAGTTTCCGTTATTCATGAGCAAGGAATTGTTCACCGTGACCTTCGTATTCCAAATATTATTGATGTTGAAGGAACCATTCATATTATCGACTTCGGTCTTTCTAGATTTTTAGGAGATTATGAAGAAACAAGCAGCCTGGTAGAAGAGCAGCAGTTTATGAGAAGAACATCTGCTGCAAGCGATATCTATGCACTTGGTCATTTTCTTTTATTTTTATTATACTCTGGTTATGAGCCTACGGAAAAACAAGAAAGAAGCTGGGAACAAGAGCTAAGTTTGTCGACACCTATTAAGACCATCATTCAAAAAATGCTGAGAGCAGATGAATCGTATGAAAGCATTAAAAGTTTACAAAAAGATATTTATGACTATATAAATAGTAAGAACTCAGGGAGGGGAAAGTATGGCGCTATTTAA
- a CDS encoding DUF2515 family protein has product MTSTDTNPLIRLADVLRLQQMMQLKPPATLPLSFIGEDVKLIKEIRKKVKKANQNNVTRTQAYLDYYQKHPEIHWAFLAHLVSRNGGYYMTDLSTTLIKSLLSPEKQHAYFLFLEHSNSAIFHDAYAQLLLYEKSKEQNSNLFHLLPAFHISSFMKAVWNDFWQHRNKTLLSIALIVNEQYHIEKNVLFKKEFQRDVLHSWQFHTQNFLGMTQIVFPYYSGNKIDLSGTKVYHFESVLRRIEVGKTLYVLLFYSNLHDSIYTFSLKHPHTGSRSDYNSDIFTKNRTHFKKLYSPTLNMSWGDRVHLFLRKDEWFEDESIFSLLESIPASSVKKIPLQHHIKVQSAIKAANPFS; this is encoded by the coding sequence ATGACTTCTACTGACACAAATCCCCTCATTAGATTGGCGGATGTTCTTCGCCTGCAGCAGATGATGCAGCTCAAACCTCCTGCTACCCTCCCGCTGTCTTTTATCGGAGAAGACGTAAAATTGATTAAAGAGATTCGAAAAAAAGTAAAAAAAGCTAATCAAAACAATGTTACACGTACCCAAGCTTATTTAGACTATTATCAAAAACACCCCGAAATTCACTGGGCTTTTTTAGCACACTTGGTTTCACGAAACGGCGGCTATTACATGACAGATCTCTCCACTACCTTAATAAAATCCCTGCTTTCTCCAGAAAAACAGCACGCGTACTTCTTGTTTTTAGAACATTCCAATTCCGCCATTTTTCATGATGCTTACGCTCAGCTGTTACTCTATGAAAAAAGCAAAGAGCAAAACAGCAATCTGTTTCATTTACTCCCAGCTTTTCACATATCTTCTTTTATGAAAGCTGTTTGGAATGACTTTTGGCAGCATAGAAACAAAACGCTCTTATCAATAGCCCTGATTGTGAACGAACAGTATCATATCGAAAAAAATGTTCTCTTTAAAAAAGAGTTTCAGCGGGATGTTCTTCACTCTTGGCAGTTTCACACTCAAAACTTTCTCGGTATGACTCAAATCGTCTTTCCCTATTATTCAGGTAATAAAATTGATTTAAGTGGAACAAAAGTGTATCATTTCGAGTCTGTCTTAAGACGGATTGAAGTGGGAAAAACTTTATACGTTCTTCTTTTTTATTCAAACTTGCATGATTCTATCTATACATTTAGCCTTAAACACCCCCACACAGGGTCTCGAAGCGATTATAATTCGGATATATTTACAAAGAATCGAACTCATTTCAAAAAGCTGTATAGCCCGACTTTAAATATGAGCTGGGGAGACCGCGTACACCTTTTTTTAAGAAAAGATGAGTGGTTTGAAGACGAAAGCATATTTTCTCTCCTTGAGTCTATTCCCGCTTCTTCAGTTAAAAAAATTCCCCTTCAGCATCATATAAAAGTGCAATCTGCTATCAAAGCTGCTAACCCTTTTTCATAG
- a CDS encoding YozD family protein: MKEIEVVIDTEEIAEFFYNELVKRGYVPAEEELGELADITFDYLIDKCIIDEQDEE; the protein is encoded by the coding sequence GTGAAAGAAATCGAAGTGGTCATTGATACGGAAGAAATTGCGGAGTTCTTTTACAATGAACTAGTCAAGCGAGGCTATGTTCCCGCTGAAGAAGAGCTAGGCGAATTAGCGGATATAACTTTTGATTATCTCATTGATAAATGTATTATTGATGAGCAAGATGAAGAATAA
- a CDS encoding YozE family protein, with the protein MKSFYHYIMKFRSNKKHDRMGEFARSAYDDHSFPKSSTDYDELSSYLELNGHYLSSMTVFDEAWELYQNNA; encoded by the coding sequence ATGAAATCCTTTTATCACTATATAATGAAATTCCGATCAAATAAAAAGCATGATCGAATGGGAGAGTTTGCGCGAAGTGCTTATGATGATCACAGCTTCCCGAAATCTTCAACAGATTATGACGAACTGAGTTCTTATTTAGAGCTCAACGGACATTATTTATCAAGTATGACCGTATTTGATGAAGCATGGGAGCTTTATCAAAATAATGCGTGA
- a CDS encoding acyltransferase family protein — MNTRNAYFDNAKFVLIFLVVFGHMISPYRTDSSGMLSIYHFIFIFHMPVFILLAGYFSKNFHKKGYYKKIFTKVALPYLAFQTIYTLYYSVLYTDETYTLQYLVPRWAMWFLLSLIFWKLMLPFFAKFPMWISLTVSISLGLAMGFIDIDGFDKILSISRMFVFFPFFLLGYYLSQRQEPFTNLLTARNRIIASIVLLVTLIGSYSFLDDTAYTDMLYGTNTYDNVAEFLMRVSHYGIAFLVSFAFMALIPTRGFALTSIGQRSLYVYLLHGFILKWFFTTDFSKSLEPTSWGIIVLIALSILVTMLLGSRIVDWFITGTKLIVQFVTPKKAIQKFSLAFKRTFS, encoded by the coding sequence ATGAATACTCGAAATGCTTACTTTGATAATGCTAAATTCGTATTAATTTTTTTAGTTGTATTTGGACACATGATTTCTCCGTACCGAACAGATAGTAGCGGAATGCTGTCCATTTATCACTTTATCTTTATTTTCCATATGCCTGTCTTTATTTTACTAGCAGGTTATTTCTCAAAAAATTTTCATAAAAAAGGCTATTACAAAAAAATATTTACAAAGGTGGCTCTTCCTTACTTAGCTTTCCAAACTATCTATACCCTTTATTATAGTGTGCTTTATACAGATGAAACGTACACGCTTCAATATTTGGTTCCTAGATGGGCAATGTGGTTTCTACTGAGCTTAATTTTTTGGAAATTAATGCTTCCTTTCTTTGCGAAATTCCCGATGTGGATTAGCTTAACTGTCTCTATTTCGCTTGGACTTGCAATGGGTTTCATTGATATTGACGGATTTGATAAAATTCTAAGCATTAGCCGAATGTTTGTCTTCTTCCCGTTTTTCCTTTTAGGCTACTATTTGTCACAGCGACAAGAGCCTTTTACAAATCTTTTGACAGCGCGAAATCGAATCATTGCATCCATTGTATTACTAGTTACATTAATTGGAAGCTATTCTTTTCTAGACGACACGGCTTACACAGATATGCTGTATGGAACGAACACATACGACAATGTGGCCGAATTTTTAATGCGCGTTTCTCACTATGGAATTGCTTTTCTTGTATCTTTTGCCTTTATGGCTTTAATTCCAACGCGCGGTTTTGCTTTAACAAGCATTGGACAGCGATCCCTATACGTGTATTTATTGCACGGCTTCATTTTAAAATGGTTCTTTACAACTGACTTCTCAAAAAGTCTAGAGCCAACGTCATGGGGTATTATCGTCTTAATCGCACTGTCCATTTTGGTAACGATGCTTCTCGGCAGCCGTATTGTCGATTGGTTCATCACCGGTACCAAGCTCATCGTTCAGTTTGTTACACCTAAAAAAGCCATTCAGAAATTTTCATTAGCATTCAAACGTACGTTTTCATAA
- the dat gene encoding D-amino-acid transaminase, with translation MELAYYAGKFRDINEAVIPIDERGHQFGDGVYEFIRVYKGVPFSIERHLDRLERSAKAIFIELPVSRQELKDIIRQAMEKSTLKDADIYIQVTRGIAPRNHLFPDVPAQLALTIRHPRQTPEEAYEKGISTLLLEDERWANCYIKSLNLLPNLLAKQAAASKGCKEAILVKDGYITEGSSSNVFAIKDNVLFTTPATRKILSGITRANVLECAQEQAIQIREQNMTPSFLKDADEVFITSTSVGLLPVSKIDEVELPTVRPVTVALKHAYSLRTAGTKAYQ, from the coding sequence ATGGAATTAGCATATTATGCTGGAAAGTTTAGAGATATTAATGAGGCTGTTATTCCAATTGATGAACGCGGTCACCAGTTTGGAGACGGTGTTTATGAATTTATTCGCGTATACAAAGGAGTTCCGTTTTCGATTGAACGTCACTTAGACCGCTTAGAAAGAAGTGCAAAGGCAATCTTTATCGAACTGCCGGTTTCAAGACAAGAGCTAAAGGACATCATTCGTCAAGCAATGGAAAAATCAACGTTAAAAGACGCTGATATTTATATTCAAGTTACGCGCGGGATTGCTCCTCGAAATCATTTATTTCCCGATGTACCTGCACAATTAGCACTCACAATACGCCATCCTCGCCAAACACCTGAAGAAGCCTATGAAAAAGGCATTTCCACGCTTCTTTTAGAAGACGAACGATGGGCTAATTGCTATATCAAATCATTGAACCTACTTCCTAACCTTCTGGCCAAACAAGCTGCGGCTTCTAAAGGATGTAAAGAAGCTATTTTAGTAAAAGACGGATACATAACCGAAGGGTCGAGCAGCAATGTATTTGCGATAAAAGACAACGTCTTGTTCACGACTCCTGCCACAAGAAAAATTCTATCCGGTATTACGCGCGCTAACGTACTGGAATGTGCGCAGGAACAAGCCATTCAAATCCGAGAACAAAATATGACTCCTTCCTTTTTAAAAGACGCTGATGAAGTTTTTATTACGAGCACGTCTGTTGGTCTCTTGCCCGTTTCGAAAATAGACGAAGTCGAACTTCCAACTGTTCGTCCTGTTACAGTGGCTTTAAAACACGCCTACAGCCTACGCACTGCTGGAACAAAGGCTTATCAATAA
- a CDS encoding YokU family protein, translating to MTVQCAWCEEEKAVETTNTAYWELPDGTRSIEITHMPCISCSGCGMSYQEEEIIEEVETQLLLVDTKKLDESIRYDELLKVPRLLKRNYFKF from the coding sequence ATGACTGTTCAATGCGCATGGTGCGAAGAAGAAAAAGCGGTAGAAACAACCAATACCGCATACTGGGAATTGCCAGACGGAACGAGAAGTATTGAAATTACTCATATGCCATGTATCAGCTGTTCAGGTTGCGGGATGTCATATCAAGAAGAAGAGATCATAGAAGAAGTGGAAACACAGCTGCTTCTTGTCGATACAAAAAAACTTGATGAATCCATTCGGTATGATGAGCTATTAAAGGTGCCAAGATTATTAAAGCGCAACTACTTTAAATTCTAA
- the ablA gene encoding lysine 2,3-aminomutase — MLYDLYKPSRHWKDIELWKDVPEEKWNDWIWQLTNTIRTLDDLKKVINLTPEEEEGVRISTKTIPLNITPYYASLMNPDDPRCPVRMQSVPVGKELHKTKYDLEDPLDEDEDSPVPGLTHRYPDRVLFLVTNQCSMYCRYCTRRRFSGQIGMGVPKKQLDAAIAYIAKTPEVRDVLISGGDGLLINDNILEYILKNLRAIPHVEIIRIGTRAPVVFPQRITENLCAILRKYHPVWLNTHFNTSIEITEETKKACEMLVDAGVPVGNQAVILAGINDSVAIMKKLMHDLVKIRVRPYYIYQCDLSEGIGHFRAPVSKGLEIMEGLRGHTSGYAVPTFVIDAPGGGGKIAVQPNYIISQSASKVVLRNFEGVITTYPEPESYVPGRADDYFRAVYPASDAKDSSIGISGLMNDAQFNLVPEGLGRVKRRKTYESDSAHESLKDKREKRDELKDKKFKAQLKKDGKSDDAPSS; from the coding sequence ATGTTATATGATTTATATAAGCCGTCCCGACATTGGAAAGATATTGAGTTATGGAAAGATGTTCCTGAAGAAAAATGGAATGACTGGATTTGGCAATTAACAAACACAATTCGAACGTTAGATGATTTAAAAAAGGTCATTAACTTAACTCCTGAAGAAGAAGAAGGAGTACGCATTTCAACCAAAACAATTCCGCTCAATATTACGCCTTACTATGCATCTTTGATGAATCCAGATGATCCTCGCTGCCCCGTCCGTATGCAGTCTGTTCCGGTTGGCAAAGAACTTCATAAAACAAAATACGATCTAGAAGATCCCCTAGATGAAGACGAAGATTCTCCAGTGCCAGGGTTGACTCATCGCTATCCTGATCGCGTTTTGTTCTTAGTTACCAATCAATGCTCCATGTACTGCAGATACTGTACTCGAAGAAGGTTTTCAGGACAAATCGGAATGGGCGTTCCAAAAAAGCAGTTAGATGCTGCGATTGCTTATATCGCCAAAACACCTGAAGTACGAGATGTACTCATTTCAGGCGGTGATGGCTTGCTGATTAATGACAACATTTTAGAATATATTTTGAAGAATTTAAGAGCTATTCCCCATGTGGAAATTATTCGAATTGGCACAAGAGCCCCCGTTGTGTTTCCGCAGCGAATAACGGAAAATTTATGTGCCATTTTAAGAAAATATCATCCAGTATGGTTAAATACTCACTTTAATACATCCATTGAAATTACGGAAGAGACAAAAAAAGCATGTGAAATGCTTGTCGATGCAGGCGTTCCAGTTGGCAATCAAGCGGTTATTTTAGCTGGGATTAATGACAGCGTAGCTATCATGAAAAAGCTTATGCACGATTTAGTGAAAATACGCGTTCGTCCTTACTATATTTATCAATGTGATTTATCAGAAGGAATTGGGCATTTCCGCGCACCTGTTTCCAAAGGGCTTGAAATTATGGAAGGGTTACGAGGTCATACGTCTGGCTATGCCGTTCCAACGTTTGTTATTGATGCGCCGGGAGGAGGAGGGAAGATTGCGGTTCAGCCAAACTATATTATTAGTCAAAGCGCAAGTAAAGTTGTTCTGCGAAACTTTGAAGGAGTGATTACGACGTATCCGGAGCCAGAAAGCTATGTGCCTGGGCGTGCAGATGATTATTTTCGAGCTGTTTATCCAGCATCGGATGCTAAAGATTCTTCCATCGGCATCTCGGGTCTTATGAATGATGCTCAATTCAATCTTGTACCGGAAGGGTTAGGGAGAGTAAAAAGACGTAAAACATATGAAAGTGACAGTGCTCACGAAAGTCTAAAAGATAAACGTGAAAAAAGAGATGAATTAAAAGATAAAAAGTTTAAAGCTCAATTGAAAAAAGACGGTAAAAGCGACGATGCTCCATCATCTTAA
- the ablB gene encoding putative beta-lysine N-acetyltransferase — MAKQEHICQPTFAMTLFLDECNKRLRIDDYRGNVNDIYSYIYKEIDKATYEKWIIKARAEHLLDWMSLGFSLEATVPYYFNGSDAYLLCYYTSQSRRDSGETLKETELLQDVLNLPTSDYSPLSNQLIMRRAISSDAKQLSQLYRQIFTVYPTPLYEEEYLSSLLQEDSLFYIIVDKKDIVSAASAEIDYVYHNAELTDCATLPAYRKYGFMKHLLSALEVELKQRHIFCAYTIARALSFGMNAAFQQLGYIYTGRLTNNCYIYKSLEDMNVWVKDLSKSKG, encoded by the coding sequence ATGGCGAAACAAGAACATATTTGTCAACCAACCTTTGCTATGACTCTTTTTTTAGATGAATGTAACAAGCGTCTGAGAATAGATGATTACCGGGGAAATGTGAACGATATTTACAGCTATATATATAAAGAAATTGATAAGGCAACGTACGAAAAGTGGATTATAAAAGCACGTGCTGAACATCTGTTGGACTGGATGAGCTTGGGATTTTCTTTAGAAGCAACTGTTCCCTACTATTTTAACGGAAGCGACGCGTATCTTTTATGCTACTATACGTCTCAATCCCGCCGAGACAGCGGGGAGACGTTAAAAGAAACAGAGCTGCTTCAAGATGTTTTGAATTTGCCGACATCTGATTATTCTCCTTTATCAAATCAACTGATCATGCGCCGAGCCATTTCATCTGATGCTAAACAGCTTTCTCAGCTCTACCGTCAAATCTTCACAGTGTATCCTACTCCCCTCTACGAAGAAGAGTATCTCTCTAGTTTGCTTCAAGAAGATAGTTTGTTTTATATCATAGTTGACAAGAAAGATATCGTTAGCGCTGCTTCTGCTGAAATTGACTATGTCTATCACAATGCTGAACTAACGGATTGTGCGACTCTCCCTGCTTACCGAAAGTATGGATTCATGAAGCATTTATTAAGCGCACTAGAGGTGGAGCTAAAACAGCGGCATATTTTTTGTGCATACACAATAGCGAGAGCGCTTTCATTTGGGATGAACGCCGCCTTTCAGCAGCTTGGGTATATCTATACGGGACGGTTAACGAATAATTGTTACATTTATAAATCGTTAGAAGATATGAACGTATGGGTGAAGGATCTGTCAAAAAGTAAAGGGTGA
- a CDS encoding peptidase, which yields MNIQQSIHNWMTEHRQSAVRLLKRFVEEASVQGSEKHAQAIVIERLRQLQLDIDIWEPDEKILRSHEAFASNRSTFRDSPNVVGVLKGKGGGKSIILNGHIDVVPPGDLSQWTEDPYTAVVKDGNLYGRGATDMKGGNVSLLLAIQALKELDISLKGDVIFQSVVEEESGGAGTLSCVLRGYKADGAIIPEPTNMKIFPKQQGSMWFRVTVHGVAAHGGTRYEGVSAIEKAAVVLKHIEGLEKERNSRITDPLYNKIPIPVPINIGNIQGGTWPSSVADQVILEGRIGVAPHEKMKNVRAEMKSWLELLPQCDEWFAEHPVDLEWFGAHWLPGEIELEHPLMTSLSSSFYQVKQNQPIIEASPWGTDGGILSQVGDIPTVVFGPGVTEVAHFPNEYICIQTMLDAAEIIALTVADWCSIAD from the coding sequence ATGAACATACAGCAATCTATTCATAACTGGATGACAGAGCATCGTCAAAGTGCAGTGCGTTTACTCAAGCGTTTCGTAGAAGAAGCAAGCGTACAGGGTTCTGAAAAGCATGCGCAGGCAATTGTCATTGAACGCCTTCGACAGCTGCAGTTAGATATTGATATATGGGAACCGGACGAAAAAATACTTCGTAGCCATGAAGCTTTTGCCTCCAATCGTTCTACTTTTCGAGATAGTCCGAATGTGGTAGGCGTGTTAAAAGGGAAAGGCGGAGGGAAATCCATCATTTTGAATGGGCACATTGATGTAGTGCCACCCGGAGATCTTTCACAGTGGACGGAAGACCCTTATACGGCTGTTGTAAAAGATGGAAACTTATATGGACGCGGAGCAACGGATATGAAAGGGGGAAATGTGTCGTTACTTTTAGCTATTCAAGCGTTGAAAGAGCTAGATATTTCACTAAAAGGAGATGTTATTTTTCAAAGCGTAGTAGAAGAGGAAAGCGGAGGTGCAGGAACACTTTCCTGCGTACTTAGAGGGTATAAAGCAGATGGTGCCATTATTCCAGAACCAACCAACATGAAGATCTTCCCTAAACAGCAAGGCTCCATGTGGTTTCGAGTGACCGTGCATGGAGTAGCAGCACATGGAGGGACTCGGTATGAAGGCGTGAGTGCGATTGAAAAAGCAGCTGTTGTGCTTAAACATATTGAGGGTCTTGAAAAAGAGAGAAACAGCCGAATTACAGATCCGCTCTATAATAAAATTCCCATTCCCGTGCCGATTAATATCGGAAATATACAAGGAGGAACGTGGCCTTCTTCAGTCGCTGATCAAGTAATATTAGAAGGCAGGATAGGAGTTGCTCCGCATGAAAAAATGAAAAATGTCAGAGCAGAAATGAAATCCTGGCTTGAACTTTTGCCTCAGTGTGATGAGTGGTTTGCTGAGCATCCTGTCGACTTGGAATGGTTTGGGGCCCACTGGCTTCCCGGTGAAATTGAATTGGAGCATCCGCTTATGACCTCTCTTTCGTCCTCTTTTTATCAAGTGAAACAGAATCAGCCGATCATTGAAGCATCTCCTTGGGGAACGGACGGAGGGATACTGTCACAAGTAGGGGATATTCCAACAGTTGTTTTTGGACCGGGAGTAACAGAAGTGGCCCACTTTCCGAATGAGTATATTTGTATTCAAACGATGCTTGACGCAGCAGAAATTATTGCTCTCACCGTAGCAGACTGGTGCAGTATTGCGGACTAA
- a CDS encoding 3-oxoacid CoA-transferase subunit B has product MGLGIDIRHRIAKRAAAEIKNGMIVNLGIGIPSLIPNYVPSAVHVMFHAENGILGLGSSPPLGEEDENVCNAAGYPTTTVQGASYCDSATAFAMIRKEYVDMTILGALEVSEKGDLANWIVPGKRVPGMGGAMELAQKAKKVIVLMNHTSKTGEPKLVKTCSLPLTASGCVGLVITDRAVFKVEKDALLLTELMSPYTVEDILSSTEATVRLSDQLITIP; this is encoded by the coding sequence ATGGGTTTGGGAATAGATATTCGTCATCGTATTGCAAAACGTGCTGCGGCTGAAATCAAAAACGGCATGATTGTTAATTTAGGGATTGGCATTCCTTCTCTTATTCCTAATTATGTACCAAGTGCTGTTCATGTGATGTTTCATGCTGAAAACGGAATTTTAGGGTTAGGATCTTCGCCTCCTTTAGGTGAAGAAGATGAGAATGTCTGCAATGCAGCAGGCTATCCAACAACTACCGTTCAAGGGGCTTCATACTGTGACAGTGCTACAGCCTTCGCGATGATTCGAAAAGAATACGTTGATATGACCATTCTTGGTGCGTTAGAAGTGAGTGAAAAAGGGGATTTAGCTAATTGGATTGTGCCAGGTAAGCGAGTTCCTGGGATGGGAGGAGCGATGGAATTAGCTCAAAAAGCGAAAAAAGTCATTGTGCTAATGAATCATACGAGCAAGACAGGAGAACCGAAGCTGGTTAAGACGTGTTCCTTACCTCTTACTGCTTCGGGCTGCGTGGGATTAGTTATTACAGATCGGGCGGTTTTTAAAGTAGAAAAAGATGCGCTTCTTCTAACAGAGTTAATGTCTCCTTATACCGTAGAGGATATTTTGAGTTCAACAGAAGCGACAGTTCGCCTGAGTGATCAATTGATTACGATACCATAA